In Moorena sp. SIOASIH, the following proteins share a genomic window:
- a CDS encoding TVP38/TMEM64 family protein, producing the protein MLKYKRFVVLLTFVCLFATALVMHLLGGIEPEQLQSWLRQAGIWAPVIYIIFYVVATVLILPSTALNLTGGAIFGPWLGTLWTSVAAVIAAVVSFAYTRTVGRKLVVEKLAKSWRAMDTEVRRGGVLYIFAIRLLPIIPYGLVNFAAGLTSVSFKDYFLGTVLGIIPGVFPFVLIGSSGLKALRTGDILPLIVALGLTGVLVMGATWYRSHRT; encoded by the coding sequence ATGCTCAAGTATAAGCGGTTTGTTGTCTTGCTCACATTTGTTTGTCTCTTTGCAACTGCTTTAGTGATGCATTTACTTGGAGGCATTGAGCCAGAGCAACTTCAGTCTTGGCTGAGACAGGCTGGGATCTGGGCACCAGTGATCTATATCATCTTTTATGTTGTAGCGACTGTGTTAATACTCCCTTCAACAGCACTTAATTTAACTGGAGGAGCCATCTTTGGTCCGTGGTTAGGTACACTCTGGACTAGTGTTGCTGCGGTAATTGCCGCAGTGGTATCCTTCGCTTATACCCGCACTGTCGGGCGTAAGCTAGTGGTTGAGAAGCTAGCTAAAAGTTGGCGGGCGATGGACACTGAAGTGCGTCGCGGAGGGGTGTTATACATATTTGCGATTCGACTACTGCCAATCATTCCCTATGGTTTAGTCAATTTTGCTGCTGGTCTCACCTCAGTTAGCTTCAAGGACTATTTTCTGGGTACGGTTCTAGGCATTATTCCGGGTGTTTTCCCTTTTGTGTTAATAGGTAGCTCTGGTTTAAAGGCACTGAGAACAGGAGACATACTGCCACTGATTGTAGCATTAGGGTTGACAGGAGTTTTAGTCATGGGAGCTACCTGGTACCGAAGTCACCGAACCTAA
- a CDS encoding glycosyltransferase family 2 protein gives MKISVLINNYNYQHYVSDAIDSVLQQSFPVDEIIVVDDKSTDKSAQILDKNFAANEKIKLVLKDKNEGQLSSFNAGFIASCGDIICFLDADDLYKENYIAEVVKFYQEHPECDFLFCSAEVFGNEERIANCYNNTRDLGYSRIATLYKKAWVGHRTSTVSMRRHVLEKFLPLPQQEDWRIRADDCLVFGASIVGARKFYLAKPLVRYRAHGNNNHYGQKQKRTPEYLEKYKQAVDHLLGFLAEKMSYPSNLYEQAHIEFRTIPKPNEQEFNIYESIIHKSDLLVLNKLSRFLSIYIHFISRGGFLSLVRIKLLWLRNKIQRFALRLYRLPQSKTNITA, from the coding sequence ATGAAAATATCGGTTTTAATTAACAACTATAACTATCAGCATTATGTTAGTGATGCTATCGATAGTGTGCTCCAACAATCATTTCCAGTAGATGAGATTATTGTTGTCGATGATAAATCAACAGATAAATCTGCCCAGATATTAGATAAAAATTTTGCAGCTAACGAAAAAATCAAGCTGGTCTTGAAAGATAAAAATGAGGGGCAGCTTTCAAGTTTTAATGCGGGATTTATTGCTTCTTGTGGAGATATTATCTGTTTTCTTGATGCCGATGACCTTTATAAAGAAAATTACATTGCAGAAGTAGTAAAATTTTACCAAGAGCACCCAGAGTGTGATTTTCTGTTTTGTAGCGCTGAGGTATTTGGGAATGAAGAACGAATCGCCAATTGCTACAACAATACACGAGATTTGGGCTATTCCAGAATCGCCACTCTCTATAAAAAAGCATGGGTAGGTCATCGAACTTCAACAGTTTCGATGCGTAGACATGTACTGGAGAAGTTCCTACCGCTTCCCCAGCAAGAAGATTGGCGCATTCGTGCAGATGACTGCTTAGTTTTCGGAGCTTCAATAGTAGGAGCTAGAAAATTTTATCTAGCCAAACCTCTGGTAAGGTATAGAGCCCATGGTAACAACAATCACTATGGACAGAAGCAAAAAAGAACGCCGGAATACCTAGAGAAATATAAACAGGCTGTAGATCACTTATTAGGATTCTTAGCCGAAAAGATGAGCTATCCAAGTAACCTATATGAACAGGCCCATATCGAATTTAGGACAATTCCGAAACCGAATGAACAAGAATTTAATATCTACGAATCTATTATTCATAAATCTGACCTTCTTGTCTTGAATAAGCTTTCCAGGTTTTTGTCTATTTACATCCACTTTATCAGCAGAGGCGGATTCCTATCCCTAGTCAGGATAAAATTACTTTGGCTAAGGAACAAGATCCAACGATTTGCACTGAGGTTATATAGACTCCCTCAATCCAAGACCAATATCACTGCCTAA